From the genome of Triticum aestivum cultivar Chinese Spring chromosome 3B, IWGSC CS RefSeq v2.1, whole genome shotgun sequence, one region includes:
- the LOC123071651 gene encoding fructose-bisphosphate aldolase 1, cytoplasmic produces the protein MSAYCGKYKDELIKNAAYIGTPGKGILAADESTGTIGKRFASINVENVEDNRRALRELLFCTPGALQYLSGVILFEETLYQSTKGGKPFVDILKEGNVLPGIKVDKGTVELAGTNGETTTQGFDDLGKRCAKYYEAGARFAKWRAVLKIGLTEPSQLSIDQNAQGLARYAIICQENGLVPIVEPEILVDGPHDIDRCAYVTEMVLAACYKALNDQHVLLEGTLLKPNMVTPGSDAKKVAPEVIAEYTVRTLQRTVPAAVPAIVFLSGGQSEEEATLNLNAMNKLQTKKPWNLSFSFGRALQQSTLKAWAGKAENEEKARKAFLVRCKANSEATLGTYKGDATLGEGASESLHVKDYKY, from the exons ATGTCGGCCTACTGCGGAAAGTACAAGG ATGAGCTCATCAAGAACGCTGCCTACATTGGCACCCCTGGCAAGGGTATCCTTGCTGCCGACGAGTCCACCGGCACCATCGGCAAGCGCTTCGCCAGCATCAACGTTGAGAATGTTGAGGACAACCGTCGCGCcctccgtgagctcctcttctGCACCCCTGGAGCCCTCCAGTACCTCAGCGGCGTGATCCTCTTCGAGGAGACCCTGTACCAGAGCACCAAGGGTGGCAAGCCCTTCGTCGACATCCTCAAGGAGGGCAACGTCCTCCCTGGCATCAAGGTGGACAAGGGTACCGTCGAGCTCGCTGGAACCAACGGTGAGACCACTACCCAGGGCTTTGATGACCTTGGCAAGCGCTGTGCCAAGTACTATGAGGCTGGTGCCCGCTTTGCCAAGTGGCGTGCTGTCCTCAAGATTGGCCTCACCGAGCCATCACAGCTTTCCATCGACCAGAATGCTCAGGGTCTGGCTCGTTATGCCATCATCTGCCAGGAGAATGGGCTGGTGCCCATTGTTGAGCCTGAGATCCTTGTTGATGGACCTCATGACATTGACCGCTGTGCTTATGTGACCGAGATGGTCCTTGCTGCCTGCTACAAGGCTCTCAACGACCAGCATGTCCTCCTTGAGGGTACCCTCCTGAAGCCCAACATGGTTACCCCTGGTTCCGACGCCAAGAAGGTAGCCCCTGAGGTGATTGCTGAGTACACCGTCCGCACCCTCCAGAGGACCGTCCCTGCTGCCGTCCCTGCCATTGTCTTCCTCTCCGGTGGACAGAGTGAGGAGGAGGCGACCCTGAACCTGAACGCCATGAACAAGCTCCAGACCAAGAAGCCCTGGAACCTGTCCTTCTCCTTCGGGCGTGCTCTCCAGCAGAGCACCCTCAAGGCCTGGGCTGGCAAGGCGGAGAACGAGGAGAAGGCCAGGAAGGCGTTCCTGGTGAGGTGCAAGGCCAACTCCGAGGCCACCCTCGGCACCTACAAGGGCgatgccacccttggcgagggcgcCTCCGAGAGCCTCCACGTCAAGGACTACAAGTACTGA
- the LOC101290657 gene encoding E3 ubiquitin-protein ligase AIRP2: protein MLHGGRPLSLRGSLKALEADIHHANTLAHAIHRAYGGTCVQMRLSYSSMAPIILNLIQWMDCSCSLSYTLPSYLGLLEVLVYKVYVDGDASISTIERRASLKEFYAIIYPYLQQIEENVMARDCKEKGWCKGDGDSGGRRKLYADDKDAEREDECGICLEACTKMVLPNCNHAMCINCYRDWYTRSQSCPFCRGSLKRVQSRDLWVLTGDEDVIDPVTLEKENVRHFHSFIDSLPLIVPDNLLLVYYDYLV from the exons ATGCTTCACGGTGGCAGGCCGCTGTCCCTCAGGGGCTCCCTCAAGGCCCTCGAAGCCGATATCCACCACGCCAACACCCT GGCGCATGCTATCCACAGGGCCTACGGGGGCACCTGCGTGCAGATGAGGCTGTCCTACAGCTCCATGGCTCCAATCATCCTCAACCTTATCCAGTGGATGGACTGCAGCTGCTCCCTCTCCTACACCCTCCCCAGCTACCTGGGCCTTCTCGAGGTTCTCGTCTACAAG GTTTATGTTGATGGGGATGCCTCCATATCCACCATCGAAAGGCGAGCGAGCCTCAAAGAATTCTACG CCATAATATACCCCTACTTGCAACAAATTGAGGAGAACGTCATGGCGAGAGACTGCAAGGAGAAGGGGTGGTGCAAGGGGGACGGCGACAGCGGCGGCCGCCGGAAGCTTTACGCCGATGACAAGGACGCCGAGAGGGAAGACGAGTGCGGCATTTGCCTGGAGGCCTGCACCAAGATGGTCCTTCCCAACTGCAACCATGCCATGTGCATCAACTGTTACCGAGACTG GTACACAAGATCCCAGTCGTGCCCATTCTGCCGCGGAAGCCTGAAGCGAGTCCAGTCCAGGGACCTGTGGGTGCTCACTGGCGACGAGGACGTGATCGACCCGGTGACCCTGGAGAAGGAGAATGTGAGGCACTTCCACAGCTTCATCGACAGCCTGCCCCTCATCGTCCCCGACAACCTCCTGCTGGTCTACTATGACTACCTAGTCTAG